The following are encoded in a window of Allosphingosinicella indica genomic DNA:
- a CDS encoding ABC transporter substrate-binding protein, protein MQSSRFLGMIVVTAALLLAGCRDQGSGPLAISAIGGPPELANPNLRPLAPPSTFLLEATAQGLVRFDATGQVEPALAQSWIVSDDGLRYTFRLSRVTWSDGSAVTAEQVVERLRASFSRASRNPLKPVLGAIADIEPMTDDVLEISLRAPRPNFLQLLAAPEMAILRAGRGTGPYRAARSDGAITLRLPDEEDAEPDEAAAPQIVLRGERAARAVARFASGSADAVIGGTLGDLPIAAAAEPRGNALRFDPVAGLFGLVPVRDDGPVADPLVRRALSMAIDREAIVAAIGVPDLQPRATIVPLGVAELPAPATPDWSASPLPMRRTLAAQVIAAQDGGRPRIRIEMPDGFGYRVLFAHIRRDWRAIGVEAERVAPGNAADLRLIDRVAPASLASWYVRAFRCGEVPICQPEADAMMDAARTTQDMNERASLLAGADRMLTDASLFIPVTAPVRWSLVSPRLTGFQPNPFAIRAAGSLLANQP, encoded by the coding sequence ATGCAGAGTTCGCGTTTCCTCGGGATGATCGTCGTGACGGCCGCGCTGCTGCTCGCCGGCTGCCGCGACCAGGGGAGCGGGCCGCTGGCGATCAGCGCGATCGGCGGGCCGCCGGAGCTGGCCAACCCGAACCTCCGCCCGCTTGCCCCACCGTCCACCTTCCTGCTCGAAGCCACGGCGCAAGGCCTAGTGCGCTTCGACGCCACCGGGCAGGTCGAGCCCGCGCTCGCGCAGAGCTGGATCGTCTCCGACGACGGGCTCCGTTACACCTTCCGTCTGTCACGCGTCACCTGGTCGGACGGCAGCGCGGTCACCGCCGAGCAGGTGGTGGAGCGGCTGCGCGCAAGCTTCAGCCGCGCCAGCCGCAACCCGCTGAAGCCGGTGCTGGGCGCGATCGCCGACATCGAGCCGATGACCGACGACGTGCTCGAGATCAGCCTGCGCGCGCCGCGGCCCAATTTCCTCCAACTCCTCGCCGCGCCCGAAATGGCGATCCTGCGCGCGGGCCGCGGCACCGGCCCCTATCGTGCGGCGCGCAGCGACGGTGCGATCACGCTGCGCTTGCCCGACGAGGAGGATGCCGAGCCGGACGAAGCCGCCGCGCCGCAGATCGTGCTGCGCGGCGAGCGGGCGGCGCGCGCCGTCGCCCGGTTCGCTTCGGGCAGCGCGGACGCGGTAATCGGCGGGACGCTCGGCGACCTTCCCATCGCCGCCGCGGCCGAGCCGCGCGGCAATGCGCTGCGCTTCGATCCTGTGGCAGGATTGTTCGGCCTCGTACCCGTGCGCGATGACGGACCGGTCGCTGACCCCCTCGTCCGCCGCGCGCTGTCGATGGCAATCGACCGCGAGGCGATCGTCGCCGCGATCGGCGTCCCCGATCTTCAGCCGCGCGCGACGATCGTGCCGCTCGGCGTTGCCGAACTCCCAGCCCCCGCGACGCCCGACTGGAGCGCAAGCCCGCTGCCGATGCGTCGCACGCTCGCCGCGCAGGTAATCGCTGCGCAGGACGGCGGACGGCCACGCATCCGCATCGAGATGCCGGACGGCTTCGGCTACCGCGTGCTCTTCGCGCATATCCGCCGCGATTGGCGCGCGATCGGGGTCGAGGCCGAGCGCGTCGCGCCGGGCAATGCCGCGGACCTTCGCCTGATCGATCGCGTCGCGCCCGCGTCGCTTGCGAGCTGGTACGTCCGCGCCTTCCGCTGCGGTGAGGTTCCCATCTGCCAGCCGGAGGCCGATGCGATGATGGACGCCGCGCGCACTACGCAGGATATGAACGAGCGCGCCAGCCTGCTTGCCGGTGCCGACCGTATGCTGACCGACGCCAGCCTGTTCATCCCGGTCACCGCGCCGGTGCGCTGGTCGCTGGTGTCGCCGCGCCTCACCGGCTTCCAGCCCAACCCCTTCGCGATCCGCGCCGCCGGGTCGCTCCTCGCCAACCAGCCCTGA
- a CDS encoding DUF4112 domain-containing protein — translation MPSPQDHFDRIAGQLPVGRDPASVRRRLEAMEAVLERAFIVPGINRPVGLDAIVGLVPVVGDVITAAMGAWMVWEARNLGMSKFHLMRMAGNVGVDTALGAIPLVGDIFDFAFRSNTRNLRILKKWLDKHHPHTMIVEGEVVERRP, via the coding sequence ATGCCGAGCCCGCAAGACCATTTCGATCGCATCGCCGGCCAGCTTCCCGTCGGACGCGACCCCGCGTCGGTGCGGCGGCGGCTCGAAGCGATGGAGGCGGTGCTGGAGCGCGCCTTCATCGTACCCGGCATCAACCGCCCTGTCGGGCTCGATGCGATCGTCGGCCTCGTCCCGGTTGTGGGCGACGTGATCACCGCCGCGATGGGCGCCTGGATGGTGTGGGAGGCGCGCAACCTCGGCATGTCGAAGTTCCACCTCATGCGCATGGCGGGCAATGTCGGGGTGGACACGGCGCTGGGCGCGATCCCGCTGGTCGGCGACATCTTCGACTTCGCCTTCCGCTCGAACACGCGCAACCTGCGCATCCTCAAGAAGTGGCTCGACAAGCATCACCCGCACACGATGATCGTCGAGGGCGAGGTGGTGGAGCGGCGCCCCTAG
- the nadC gene encoding carboxylating nicotinate-nucleotide diphosphorylase produces the protein MRLDLEGFDLDAFVRATLAEDLGPTGRDVTSEAVIPADARFRGVMDSRDAIVVAGLPIAETFFRALDPDVAIEPLVAEGDAVPAGTDLLRLTGNARALLTAERSALNTLQHLSGIATLTRAYVDAIAGTGAILLDTRKTIPGLRILEKYATRMGGAQNHRMGLWDAAMIKDNHVAVASGVGEAVRRAVDAGVDRIIVEVDRLDQIEPAIAAGATHLLLDNMDAPMLRQAVALVAGRVPTEASGGVTLETIRAKAETGVTYISVGRITQSAPAADIGLDFASV, from the coding sequence GTGAGGCTCGATCTCGAAGGCTTCGATCTCGATGCCTTCGTTCGCGCGACGTTGGCGGAAGACCTGGGGCCAACCGGCCGCGATGTGACGTCGGAGGCGGTGATCCCCGCCGATGCGCGGTTCCGCGGCGTGATGGACAGTCGCGATGCGATCGTCGTCGCGGGGCTGCCGATCGCGGAGACCTTCTTCCGCGCGCTCGATCCCGATGTAGCGATCGAGCCGCTAGTGGCGGAAGGCGACGCGGTGCCGGCGGGGACCGATCTTCTCCGCCTCACCGGCAACGCGCGGGCCTTGCTGACCGCCGAGAGGTCGGCGCTCAACACACTTCAGCATCTCTCCGGTATCGCGACGCTGACCCGCGCCTATGTCGATGCCATCGCGGGGACCGGCGCGATCCTGCTCGATACGCGCAAGACCATCCCCGGCCTTCGCATCCTCGAGAAATATGCGACGCGCATGGGCGGCGCACAGAACCACCGCATGGGGCTGTGGGATGCGGCGATGATCAAAGACAATCATGTCGCCGTGGCGAGCGGCGTCGGCGAGGCGGTGCGCCGCGCGGTCGATGCCGGGGTCGATCGGATTATCGTGGAGGTCGATCGGCTCGATCAGATCGAGCCGGCGATCGCTGCCGGGGCGACGCATCTGCTGCTCGACAATATGGATGCGCCTATGCTGCGCCAGGCCGTCGCGCTGGTCGCGGGCCGAGTGCCCACCGAAGCGAGCGGCGGGGTCACGCTGGAAACGATCCGCGCCAAGGCGGAGACCGGTGTCACCTACATCTCGGTGGGCCGCATAACCCAGTCCGCGCCTGCCGCCGACATCGGCTTGGACTTCGCCTCAGTCTAG
- a CDS encoding prolyl oligopeptidase family serine peptidase encodes MHRPALALAAILALAAAAPAASSDDPYLWLEEIEGAKALDQVKTWNAATEALLTKSPGYEQDRTRARAILDDEQQIALPEDVIGANVTNIWRDAKNPRGLWRVASLDSYAAGKPQWRTLIDVDALGKAEGKSWVWHGANCLAPEYVRCLVSLSPGGTDADVVREFDVSTGKFVEGGFMLPEAKSSAAWVDKNTLLIATDWGEGSLTASGYPRIAKLWKRGTPITTATTVKEGEASDVSLQAFSQRDGGRIWPILNRGKTFYTDEMFVGTANGKFVPVPVPDTASYQDVIGGRLIYKLNRDWDALKAGSIVAIPLADVAAGRAVTPELVMAPSKSQAIEEVSSSDSILWVKALDDVSGKLFALRRGGDGRWAATAVPLAGNSTVQIAGVAGERNMAFATVEGMLTPPTLYAVGADGKAAAVQSLPAKFDAAAMEVEQRFATSKDGTRVPYFLVRKKGVKGPVPALIHAYGGFRAAQTPTYLTGQPYRSGPLGMVWVEDGNAYVLANIRGGGEYGPAWHEAALREKRQNSFDDLHAVAEDLVKTGVSAKGKIAISGRSNGGVLVGAALVQRPDLYGAVISGSPLHDMKRYTKLLAGASWAAEYGDPDKPEDWAFMSKYSPYQNVKKGVKYPPVFFYLSTKDDRVHPGHARKMAARLGDYGNAVYYHEYLEGGHSVGADHAEDAVRAALLHAFLQRELSGEGK; translated from the coding sequence GTGCACCGTCCCGCGCTCGCCCTTGCCGCCATCCTCGCGCTTGCCGCCGCCGCGCCGGCCGCGTCGAGCGATGATCCCTATCTCTGGCTGGAAGAGATCGAGGGTGCGAAGGCGCTCGATCAGGTCAAGACGTGGAATGCGGCGACCGAGGCACTGCTGACCAAATCGCCCGGTTACGAGCAGGATCGGACCCGCGCCCGCGCCATCCTCGACGACGAGCAGCAGATCGCGCTGCCCGAGGATGTGATCGGTGCCAATGTCACCAACATCTGGCGCGACGCGAAGAACCCGCGCGGACTGTGGCGCGTCGCCAGCCTCGACAGCTATGCCGCAGGCAAGCCGCAATGGCGGACGCTGATCGACGTCGATGCACTCGGCAAGGCGGAGGGCAAGAGCTGGGTGTGGCACGGCGCCAATTGCCTGGCGCCCGAATATGTGCGCTGCCTCGTCTCGCTGAGCCCCGGCGGCACCGATGCCGACGTGGTGCGCGAGTTCGATGTCTCCACCGGCAAATTCGTCGAAGGTGGCTTCATGCTGCCCGAGGCCAAGAGCAGCGCCGCCTGGGTCGACAAGAACACGTTGCTGATCGCGACCGACTGGGGCGAGGGGTCGCTCACCGCATCGGGCTATCCGCGCATCGCCAAGCTCTGGAAGCGCGGCACGCCGATCACCACGGCGACGACGGTCAAGGAAGGCGAGGCGAGCGACGTCAGCCTGCAGGCCTTCTCGCAGCGCGACGGCGGCCGCATCTGGCCAATCCTCAACCGCGGCAAGACATTCTACACCGACGAGATGTTCGTCGGCACGGCAAACGGCAAGTTCGTCCCTGTGCCGGTTCCCGACACCGCCTCCTATCAGGACGTGATCGGCGGGCGGCTGATTTACAAGCTCAACCGTGATTGGGACGCGTTGAAGGCGGGATCGATCGTCGCCATACCGCTCGCCGACGTCGCGGCGGGCCGCGCGGTGACGCCAGAGTTGGTGATGGCGCCGAGCAAGAGCCAGGCGATCGAAGAGGTCTCGTCATCCGACTCGATCCTCTGGGTCAAGGCGCTCGATGACGTGTCGGGCAAGCTCTTCGCGCTGCGCCGCGGGGGCGACGGGCGCTGGGCCGCGACCGCAGTGCCGCTGGCGGGCAACAGCACCGTCCAGATCGCCGGCGTGGCGGGCGAGCGCAACATGGCCTTCGCGACTGTCGAGGGCATGCTGACCCCGCCGACGCTCTATGCGGTCGGCGCGGACGGCAAGGCGGCGGCCGTGCAGAGCCTTCCCGCCAAGTTCGACGCCGCGGCGATGGAGGTCGAGCAGCGCTTCGCCACCTCGAAGGACGGTACGCGCGTGCCTTATTTCCTCGTCCGCAAGAAGGGCGTGAAGGGGCCGGTGCCCGCGCTGATCCACGCCTATGGCGGCTTTCGCGCGGCGCAGACGCCGACCTATCTCACTGGCCAGCCTTATCGCTCCGGCCCGCTCGGCATGGTCTGGGTGGAGGACGGCAACGCCTATGTCCTCGCCAACATCCGGGGCGGGGGCGAATATGGCCCCGCCTGGCACGAGGCGGCGCTACGCGAGAAGCGGCAGAACAGCTTCGACGATCTCCACGCCGTCGCCGAGGATCTGGTCAAGACGGGCGTCAGCGCCAAGGGCAAGATCGCGATTTCGGGCCGTTCCAACGGCGGTGTGCTGGTCGGTGCGGCGCTCGTCCAGCGTCCCGATCTCTATGGCGCGGTGATCTCGGGATCGCCGCTCCACGACATGAAGCGCTACACCAAGCTGCTCGCCGGTGCATCGTGGGCGGCCGAATATGGTGATCCCGACAAGCCCGAGGATTGGGCGTTCATGTCGAAATATTCGCCCTATCAGAACGTGAAGAAGGGCGTGAAATACCCGCCGGTCTTCTTCTATCTCTCGACCAAGGACGATCGCGTCCATCCCGGCCACGCGCGCAAGATGGCCGCGCGGCTCGGCGACTATGGCAACGCCGTCTATTATCACGAGTATCTGGAGGGCGGTCACTCGGTCGGCGCCGACCATGCCGAGGATGCGGTCCGCGCCGCGCTGCTCCACGCCTTCCTCCAGCGGGAGCTAAGCGGGGAGGGGAAGTGA
- the nadA gene encoding quinolinate synthase NadA: protein MNAPNVSLKGLDLRAEIDRLRKERNAVILAHYYQTPDIQDLADFVGDSLDLSRKAAATDAEVIAFCGVRFMAETAKILSPDKIVVLPDMDAGCSLEDSCPPDQFRAFRERHPDHIALSYINCSAAVKALSDIIVTSSSAEIILSQIPADQKIIFGPDKHLGGYLARKTGRDMLLWPGVCIVHEAFSETELLKLKAQHPGAPVLAHPECPPHIIDHADHVGSTKSILDYALASDAETLLVATEPHIIHQMEKAAPHKKFIGAPGADGNCNCNMCPYMALNTMEKLYVALRNLQPRIELDEDLRAAAQKPLERMLEMAGRTVGQGDVGKPVISGD from the coding sequence ATGAACGCACCGAACGTCAGCCTGAAGGGCCTGGACCTCCGCGCCGAGATCGACCGGCTGCGCAAGGAGCGCAACGCGGTGATCCTCGCGCATTATTACCAGACGCCGGACATCCAGGACCTGGCCGATTTCGTCGGCGACAGTCTCGACCTCAGCCGCAAGGCCGCGGCGACGGACGCCGAGGTGATCGCCTTCTGCGGCGTCCGTTTCATGGCCGAGACGGCGAAGATATTGAGCCCCGATAAGATCGTTGTCCTGCCCGACATGGATGCGGGCTGCAGCCTCGAGGATTCTTGCCCGCCGGACCAGTTCCGCGCGTTCCGCGAGCGGCATCCGGATCATATCGCGCTCAGCTACATCAACTGTTCGGCGGCGGTGAAGGCGCTGAGCGACATCATCGTCACCTCGTCGTCGGCCGAAATCATCCTGAGCCAGATCCCGGCCGACCAGAAGATCATCTTCGGGCCGGACAAGCATCTCGGCGGCTATCTGGCGCGCAAGACCGGGCGCGACATGCTGCTGTGGCCCGGCGTCTGCATCGTCCACGAGGCGTTTTCGGAAACGGAGCTTCTGAAGCTCAAGGCACAGCATCCCGGCGCGCCGGTCCTCGCGCACCCGGAATGCCCGCCGCACATCATCGACCATGCGGATCACGTCGGATCGACGAAGAGCATCCTCGATTACGCGCTGGCGAGCGATGCGGAGACTCTGCTGGTCGCGACCGAGCCGCACATCATCCACCAGATGGAAAAGGCGGCGCCGCACAAGAAGTTCATCGGCGCGCCGGGCGCGGACGGCAACTGCAACTGCAACATGTGCCCCTATATGGCGCTCAACACGATGGAGAAGCTCTACGTGGCGCTGCGCAATCTTCAGCCGCGCATCGAGCTCGACGAGGATCTGCGCGCCGCCGCGCAGAAGCCGCTCGAGCGGATGCTGGAAATGGCGGGGCGCACGGTGGGGCAGGGCGATGTCGGCAAGCCCGTGATTTCCGGCGACTGA
- a CDS encoding DUF4230 domain-containing protein: protein MIRRGPLVIAIVAGLLVGGLLLALVGGAKWFRSGPDAEAVASASLQSVREQARLTPFVARYVAVVTATQRRYGLSAQKTIIMPGTVRYDIDLAKLGDDDLAWDAAAKRLTVTLPPIELAGPEIDLGAVQEYSGGGVLMRLTDAEAALDTANRRAAQKSLLDQARGPVPMRMARDAARKAVARSFALPLGAAGIEATVVARFADEAGADDPSWLDRSRRMEDVLAEETAKQ from the coding sequence ATGATCCGCCGTGGTCCGCTCGTCATCGCAATCGTCGCGGGACTGCTCGTCGGCGGGCTGCTCTTGGCGCTCGTCGGCGGGGCGAAATGGTTCCGCTCCGGCCCCGATGCCGAAGCAGTGGCGAGCGCGAGCCTGCAATCGGTGCGCGAGCAGGCGCGGCTGACCCCGTTCGTCGCGCGCTATGTCGCCGTCGTGACCGCGACGCAGCGCCGCTATGGCCTTAGTGCGCAGAAGACGATCATCATGCCGGGCACTGTTCGCTATGACATCGACCTCGCGAAACTGGGCGATGACGATCTCGCCTGGGATGCCGCGGCGAAGCGGCTAACCGTCACGCTGCCGCCGATCGAGCTCGCCGGACCCGAGATCGATCTCGGCGCGGTGCAGGAATATTCGGGCGGCGGCGTGCTGATGCGGCTCACCGACGCGGAGGCCGCGCTCGACACCGCCAACCGCCGCGCCGCGCAGAAGAGCCTGCTCGATCAGGCGCGCGGGCCGGTGCCGATGAGGATGGCGCGCGACGCAGCGCGCAAGGCAGTCGCGCGCAGCTTCGCGCTGCCGCTGGGCGCAGCGGGCATCGAAGCGACCGTGGTCGCGCGCTTTGCCGACGAGGCCGGCGCCGACGATCCGTCATGGCTCGACAGGTCGCGCCGGATGGAGGATGTGCTGGCCGAGGAGACCGCGAAGCAATGA
- a CDS encoding MBL fold metallo-hydrolase produces METIERFEQPHPLVRRVLAPNPSPFTYTGTWTHIVGAGEGLAVIDPGPDDADHIARIIGAVGDASIAAIVCTHTHRDHSPAARALAEKTGAPIVGCAPLAIEDLGPRADAAFDFDYTPDRILADGEWIAGDDWTLEAVETPGHTSNHLCFALPEADILFSGDHVMGWSTSIVSPPDGDMAAYMASLDKLLAREEALYLPAHGPAIENPRKLVRGMLMHRRQRERQILRQLEQGEGSVPEMVKAMYRGVDPRLHPAAERSVLAHLIDLRARGLVMGDGAEWRLAA; encoded by the coding sequence ATGGAGACGATCGAGAGGTTCGAACAGCCGCACCCGCTGGTCCGGCGCGTGCTGGCGCCCAATCCGTCTCCGTTCACCTATACCGGCACCTGGACGCATATCGTGGGTGCGGGCGAAGGGCTGGCGGTCATCGATCCCGGCCCCGACGACGCGGACCACATCGCAAGGATTATCGGTGCGGTGGGCGACGCGTCGATCGCCGCCATCGTTTGTACCCACACGCATCGCGACCACAGCCCCGCCGCCCGCGCGCTCGCGGAGAAGACCGGCGCTCCGATCGTCGGCTGCGCGCCGCTGGCCATCGAAGATTTGGGTCCTCGCGCCGACGCGGCTTTCGATTTCGACTACACGCCCGATCGCATCCTTGCCGATGGCGAATGGATCGCCGGGGACGACTGGACGCTGGAAGCGGTGGAGACGCCCGGACATACTTCCAACCACCTCTGCTTCGCGCTGCCGGAAGCCGACATCTTGTTCAGCGGCGATCACGTGATGGGCTGGTCGACCAGCATCGTCTCGCCGCCCGATGGTGACATGGCCGCCTATATGGCGAGCCTCGACAAGCTGCTGGCGCGTGAGGAAGCGCTCTACCTCCCCGCGCACGGCCCCGCGATCGAAAATCCTCGCAAGCTGGTCCGCGGCATGCTGATGCACCGCCGCCAGCGCGAGCGGCAGATATTGCGTCAGCTCGAACAGGGCGAAGGAAGTGTGCCGGAAATGGTCAAGGCGATGTACCGGGGCGTCGATCCGCGGCTGCACCCCGCGGCGGAACGTTCGGTGCTCGCCCACCTCATCGATCTTCGCGCGCGCGGGCTCGTCATGGGCGACGGCGCAGAATGGAGGCTGGCGGCATGA
- a CDS encoding nucleotidyltransferase domain-containing protein, producing MSPARCLIRALRKPQSVRGLSPTDWEAMIAVARAEQLLAALAIRTAPFAPEGKIAAILDDARRDCARGRTLALWEAEMARRALAPLGMPVVLLKGTAYAAAGLDAGEGRYIGDLDLLVPARHLDAAQAALLAAGWEWVKADAYDDLYYRRWMHELPPLIHKERDRMADVHHTILPPTARPTPDADALVRDATRLESGLSVFSPPDLVLHSAAHLFADGDLGGGLRNLWDIDRLLREFDCPAFREALIEQAALHQLAPAVRRALRLSHRLYGTPVDHGFAGRLSIVDRLFAARLVARDGWGRETRKALRFAFYVRSHWLRMPPLMLARHLLTKLGKRRAAASPAVEATA from the coding sequence TCGCCGACGGATTGGGAAGCGATGATCGCCGTCGCACGCGCCGAGCAATTGCTTGCTGCGCTCGCAATCCGCACCGCGCCGTTCGCGCCGGAAGGAAAGATCGCCGCGATCCTTGACGACGCGCGCCGCGACTGCGCGCGCGGGCGGACGCTCGCACTCTGGGAAGCGGAGATGGCGCGCCGTGCGCTTGCGCCGCTCGGCATGCCGGTCGTGCTGCTAAAGGGCACCGCTTATGCCGCGGCCGGGCTGGACGCCGGGGAAGGGCGCTATATCGGCGATCTCGATCTGCTGGTGCCCGCGCGCCATCTCGATGCGGCGCAGGCCGCGCTGCTTGCCGCCGGGTGGGAATGGGTCAAGGCGGACGCCTATGACGATCTCTATTATCGCCGCTGGATGCACGAGCTGCCGCCGCTGATCCACAAGGAGCGCGACCGGATGGCAGATGTGCACCACACCATCCTGCCGCCGACCGCGCGCCCGACGCCCGATGCCGACGCTTTGGTCCGCGATGCGACGCGTCTGGAGAGCGGGCTCAGCGTCTTCTCGCCACCCGATCTCGTCCTCCACTCCGCCGCGCATCTCTTTGCCGACGGCGACCTGGGGGGCGGGCTCCGCAACCTGTGGGACATCGACCGGCTGCTGCGCGAGTTCGATTGTCCTGCGTTCCGCGAGGCGCTCATAGAGCAGGCGGCACTGCACCAGCTCGCACCCGCGGTGCGCCGCGCTCTCCGGCTGTCGCATCGTCTCTATGGTACGCCCGTCGATCATGGCTTCGCAGGACGGCTGAGCATCGTCGACCGCCTGTTCGCCGCGCGGCTTGTCGCGCGTGACGGTTGGGGGCGAGAGACGCGCAAGGCCCTCCGCTTCGCTTTCTACGTCCGCTCGCACTGGCTGCGAATGCCGCCGCTGATGCTCGCGCGACACCTGCTGACCAAGCTCGGCAAGCGCCGAGCCGCCGCATCGCCGGCGGTCGAGGCCACCGCCTAG